The sequence TCTCCTGATTTTTCCCTCTTAAGtgactgcaaaaaaaaaaaagaaaaacacacttaattTTGATTCATATAGATTTTCAATTTcagttaaatattttatttatgtaaggaatatatatttatttattgaatagcaaaaaaataattgtttagAAAGAGTAAGGGTGAGACTACTAAATTTTTGTATCTCCAAAATTAGAGGGAgagtgagaaaaaaaattacattaacaATTATGAAGAAATTAAaagtttgttattgttttttagtttttgtttttaaaaaagtattttgagaaatgagaataaaaaatagtttttgaaattcaaaatacaAGTCGTGTTTGGTTAATGTtttctaaaaacaatattgactaaaaataagttattttttaaaacagttTACAATATTTTGTTgttcttaaaatttttattttttgtaactttgttttgtgaaaactatttttaaaaaataaggctAAACAAgcctaattatttttaaaaaataattttttagttatgataaCAAACATGaactaaattttctattttatatttcaaaaacttcttctttcatattttctatataacaTTGTTGATTAAAAATATAGAAATCGAAAGGCATTAATTGGAAGTGCAAACTAAAGTCAAATTACCAGAACTCCAATATAATATATTCATTTTAtgcaaatgaaaaaaattatatttttccaaTGTATACATAAgttgtgatattttaaaaaccaaaaaacaaaaacaaattgcCTATATATCAACATGTGTTTAACACTATTTTGATGAGTAATATACTAAATAATTGGggcaaaataaaaaagtaataattcaAACAAAAGCTAAAAGAGAAGAGGCATGTTAGTATGTTACCTTGGTATAATCATGTccatatatgtgtttataacAATAGAATGTTAATTTCAACTGAGGAATACTTCTTTTACTTAGAATTTCTAGCACAACAGCTTCTTCTATTGCCCCTAGATTTCCTTCACCAGTTTGAAAAAGCCTCCTAGCATCACACTTAGCTATGTGTTGACTAACATCAACATGGTGTGCCTTGTGTGATGCAATCAAAGCCACAAGAATCTAAAAACCAAACACAATTTATTAATCATCCCTAAAagttttacacaaaaaaaatcacaactAGCTTGCTAAGGTTACCTTTTGGTAAGGGTTAGGAGGCTCAATATTGACAATATCTTGGTCAAATTGCCTTTTGAATCTTGCATGATATGCTTGTTTCATTAGAAGTATATGGCTCGATTTTCGACCAATGAAGATTTCAACAAGAACTTTGTAGTTGATGTCATGATCTTGTTGGAGAGCCTGCCTCGCTAGAATAGCATCGCGTTCAGGAAGATCAAGCATCCACAACGACAAGATTGTGCATAGTTTTGGTGAAATTTcacttttgttgttgttgttcgcTATTTTAGACTCTTGCAACCTATTTACCAAGTCCTCTCCGTAGATTGCTTTGTAAGTCTCTCTAATTTGTTGCCTTTCTTGCCTTGTTCGGGTGGCCAAAACTAAACCTAACTGACTTAATCTTTCCCATGAATTATGAATTTCCCTGCACTCGCTCTCGAACCCATAGCTTGGAATGCTTAGCATTTTGGTAGCCATAGAAGAACTTTGAGATGTTGCATTGACTTATAATATAGTTGCAACCTTTTTATAAATTACTTGGAGAGCAAGAAAGGGATTTTGTATACCTTTTTCTTTCCTCTCTTTTTTTGTTTAAGTACATGCTATGTTGTAGGTAGTGGTGTTGGAGTGGATTCATTGTAAGATAATTGAGACATCAATGTGAAAAAGAGAAGATTCACTACAATTTTGATAGTGATGTTTATTGTTTAACAAGGTTGGCATGCCATAGATGAGCCATGTGAGCTTTGTTTTTTAGTGAAGACTTCATGGTTTCCATGTAGACTATGAGTATGAGGCCAACTTCTTTTTAGAAACTTTTTAATTAGGTCACTCATTTTCCAACTTTTCCATTTGCCTTTCTCAAATTTTCCCTCTTTTCCTAACTTAGTCATTCAACTTTGTTTGAGGAGTTGTAAAGTATAACTATGATGTATGCTATAATAACTATATTTTAACACTTTGTTTAGTTGCCTTAGTGTTTAGACACTAATTTATTTGAATGGTTTTGGTTTTTTTAAACTTTCTTGTGGtttataactatttaaaatatttattcttAGTTTTATAAGAAAGAAGTTGGATCAAGACAAGAGATTGAGTTGTAAGCATGTAAGTATACAATTTCCTTTGTAGACATAAATCCAAatgaattaaattcaaaaaccaAAAAGTGGGTCTTTAGGATTAGTGTGATTTCAATTCAACAACCATTTTATACTTGCCACACATGCACACCGACcataataataagaaatatttgttcataaaaatataaaagtacTTTGAGTTGAGAAGACCACCTATTATTAC is a genomic window of Cannabis sativa cultivar Pink pepper isolate KNU-18-1 chromosome 9, ASM2916894v1, whole genome shotgun sequence containing:
- the LOC115723381 gene encoding annexin D8; the encoded protein is MATKMLSIPSYGFESECREIHNSWERLSQLGLVLATRTRQERQQIRETYKAIYGEDLVNRLQESKIANNNNKSEISPKLCTILSLWMLDLPERDAILARQALQQDHDINYKVLVEIFIGRKSSHILLMKQAYHARFKRQFDQDIVNIEPPNPYQKILVALIASHKAHHVDVSQHIAKCDARRLFQTGEGNLGAIEEAVVLEILSKRSIPQLKLTFYCYKHIYGHDYTKSLKREKSGEFEGALKMVVKCICNPPNYYAKVLHGSIKGNIEGVMVSRAESSDFDEIQRCYKNKYGIELREAISETIPSGDYRDFLLALLARTK